A single genomic interval of Euwallacea similis isolate ESF13 chromosome 2, ESF131.1, whole genome shotgun sequence harbors:
- the msn gene encoding serine/threonine-protein kinase mig-15 isoform X5, protein MAHQMPPSVNCSLDDIDLTALKDPAGIFELIEVVGNGTYGQVYKGRHTKTGQLAAIKVMDVTEDEEEEIKLEINVLKKFSNHRNIATYYGAFIKKSPPGKDDQLWLVMEYCGAGSVTDLVKSTKGQSLKEEWIAYICREILRGLSYLHSNKVIHRDIKGQNVLLTDNAEVKLVDFGVSAQLDRTIGRRNTFIGTPYWMAPEVIACDENPEATYDNRSDLWSLGITALEMAESQPPLCELHPMRALFLIPRNPPPRLKSKKWNKKFHGFIETVLVKDYHERPYTEQLLKHAFIKDQPTERQVRIQLKDHIDRCKKRKQEKERDDYRYSGSENEEEEPQVAGEPSSIIQAPGGDTLRRNFQQIQEGRTLVEPPPRSGKNKEREEIPEPGPPARPPIPQRIIVVPDPAAPPRRPLPPPPDNNFAASRSQPQQPQRNSQSQHMFKPMAPARKPEELDSLAAHLNELGMPQPSANNGVAQPEAPPRNNRNHSRSQASNNNNNVSPPSTSNSANDRSTDVLVDSESDSEPEDGGRGARNDGTLLASDPPKPLPEFSYRAGLPGVPEGTASVSSPGATGGSGTGGAPNRPLPPTPDDDESQGDRTLVLRKNGRSNEHSRQSSVLPDLLSQASGSPGTPSSRDKSQSEEYRPEHPNPSYIHANALALQQKQRSFLAFGFGANSQPSRRESHVNVNVTPTSHDISSDTPEIRKYKKRFNSEILCAALWGVNLLIGTEHGLMLLDRSGQGKVYQLISRRRFQQMEVLEGQNILVTISGKKNRVRVYYLSWLKSKILRTDGVSDQVERRNGWINVGDLQGAVHFKIVKYERIKFLVIALRDSIEIYAWAPKPYHKFMAFKSFCDLTFRPLLVDLTVEEGTRLKVIYGSSDGFHAVDLDSASVYDIYLPKHTQNGITPHCIVTLPNSNGMQLLLCYDNEGVYVNTYGRVSKNMLLQWGEMPTSVAYIGTGQIMGWGNKAIEIRSVESGHLDGVFMHKKAQRLKFLCERNDKVFFSSAKSGSSCQIYFMTLNKPGMANW, encoded by the exons TGCAACCTATTATGGGGCGTTCATTAAAAAGTCTCCCCCAG GAAAAGATGATCAATTATGGTTGGTAATGGAATACTGTGGAGCCGGATCTGTCACAGATCTGGTCAAATCAACCAAAGGCCAGTCCTTAAAAGAAGAATGGATTGCCTACATTTGTAGGGAAATTTTAAGGGGACTGTCCTATCTCCATTCTAATAAAGTTATACACCGTGACATCAAAGGTCAAAACGTTTTATTGACTGACAATGCTGAAGTTAAATTGG TCGACTTTGGTGTTTCTGCTCAACTGGACCGCACAATCGGCAGACGAAACACTTTCATAGGAACTCCATATTGGATGGCCCCCGAAGTTATAGCTTGTGATGAAAATCCCGAAGCTACATACGACAATCGTAGTGACCTTTGGTCTTTAGGTATCACAGCTCTAGAAATGGCAGAGTCGCAGCCGCCCTTGTGTGAATTGCATCCTATGag AGCCTTATTCTTGATTCCAAGAAACCCTCCTCCAAGACTGAAGAGTAAGAAATGGAATAAGAAATTCCACGGGTTTATTGAAACGGTGCTTGTTAAAGATTATCATGAAAGACCATACACTGAACAGCTGTTGAAGCACGCATTTATCAA agaCCAACCAACCGAACGGCAAGTCAGAATACAACTAAAGGACCACATAGACCGATGCAAAAAACGGAAGCAAGAGAAAGAGCGAGATGATTACCGGTATTCGGGTTCAGAGAACGAGGAAGAGGAACCACAGGTGGCGGGCGAACCAAGCAGCATAATCCAAGCACCAGGAGGCGATACGTTACGAAGGAACTTTCAGCAGATCCAGGAAGGGCGTACACTTGTCGAACCACCACCAAG aagTGGCAAGAACAAGGAGCGCGAAGAGATTCCGGAGCCTGGACCACCTGCCAGACCACCAATTCCTCAAAGGATTATTGTTGTGCCTGATCCTGCTGCGCCTCCAAGAAG GCCTTTACCTCCACCTCCAGACAATAATTTCGCAGCCTCAAGATCTCAACCGCAACAGCCCCAAAGGAATTCGCAGTCGCAACACATGTTTAAACCGATG GCTCCTGCACGTAAACCTGAG gAATTGGATTCTCTTGCTGCACACCTTAATGAATTAGGCATGCCACAGCCATCTGCAAATAATGGAGTAGCCCAACCCGAAGCACCTCCTCGAAATAATAGGAATCATTCACGTTCTCAG GCttccaataataataataacgtttCTCCACCGAGCACCTCCAATTCTGCCAACGATCGGTCGACTGACGTTTTGGTAGACAGTGAAAGTGACTCCGAGCCGGAGGACGGCGGTAGAGGGGCCAGAAATGACGGCACGTTACTAGCCAGCGATCCTCCTAAACCTCT tcCCGAGTTCTCTTATAGGGCTGGACTTCCGGGGGTACCCGAAGGCACGGCGAGCGTCTCAAGTCCTGGAGCGACGGGCGGTTCGGGAACCGGAGGCGCCCCGAATCGTCCTCTGCCGCCCACCCCCGATGACGACGAATCTCAAGGTGACCGTACTCTAGTCCTCAGAAAG AATGGTAGAAGTAATGAACATTCACGACAAAGTAGCGTATTACCGGACCTGCTTAGCCAAGCCAGCGGCAGCCCCGGAACGCCATCTTCCAGAGACAAATCGCAGAGCGAAGAG TATCGGCCCGAACATCCCAATCCTTCTTACATACATGCTAACGCACTTGCCTTGCAACAGAAGCAGCGTTCCTTTTTGGCTTTCGGATTTGGCGCCAACTCGCAACCTTCCAGAAGAGAATCTCACGTCAATGTCAACGTTACTCCTACTTCGCATGACATTTCCTCAGATACACCCGAAATCCGGAAGTATAAAAAGAGGTTCAACAGCGAGATATTGTGTGCCGCTTTATGGG GGGTAAATCTCCTTATCGGCACAGAACATGGCTTAATGCTGTTAGATAGGAGTGGACAAGGTAAAGTATATCAGCTAATATCAAGAAGACGTTTCCAACAGATGGAAGTGTTGGAAGGACAAAATATCCTAGTTACGATATCAGGAAAGAAGAACAGGGTTCGAGTTTACTACCTGAGTTGgctaaaaagcaaaatattgaGAACGGATGGCGTCAGCGAC CAAGTCGAGCGAAGAAATGGTTGGATCAACGTCGGTGACCTTCAAGGAGCTGTGCATTTCAAAATAGTCAAATACGAGAGAATAAAATTCCTAGTGATAGCGCTTAGAGATAGTATAGAAATTTACGCGTGGGCCCCGAAGCCCTATCATAAGTTTATGGCTTTCAAATCGTTCTGTGATCTTACCTTCCGACCGCTCCTGGTCGACTTGACTGTCGAGGAGGGCACGAGACTGAAAGTCATTTATGGAAGTTCGGACGGTTTCCACGCAGTCGATCTGGATTCGGCCAGTGTCTATGATATTTATCTTCCGAAACAT ACCCAAAATGGTATTACTCCTCATTGTATAGTAACATTACCAAACAGTAACGGAATGCAGCTTTTACTGTGTTATGACAATGAAGGCGTTTATGTAAATACTTATGGCAGAGTATCAAAGAATATGCTACTACAG TGGGGCGAAATGCCGACCTCCGTGGCATATATCGGCACGGGCCAAATAATGGGCTGGGGCAATAAGGCGATCGAAATACGCTCGGTGGAGTCCGGCCACCTGGACGGTGTGTTCATGCACAAGAAGGCCCAACGGCTCAAGTTTCTGTGTGAACGGAACGACAAAGTGTTCTTCTCTAGCGCCAAAAGCGGATCCTCATGTCAGATTTACTTTATGACGTTAAACAAACCCGGAATGGCGAATTGGTAA
- the msn gene encoding serine/threonine-protein kinase mig-15 isoform X6 has product MAHQMPPSVNCSLDDIDLTALKDPAGIFELIEVVGNGTYGQVYKGRHTKTGQLAAIKVMDVTEDEEEEIKLEINVLKKFSNHRNIATYYGAFIKKSPPGKDDQLWLVMEYCGAGSVTDLVKSTKGQSLKEEWIAYICREILRGLSYLHSNKVIHRDIKGQNVLLTDNAEVKLVDFGVSAQLDRTIGRRNTFIGTPYWMAPEVIACDENPEATYDNRSDLWSLGITALEMAESQPPLCELHPMRALFLIPRNPPPRLKSKKWNKKFHGFIETVLVKDYHERPYTEQLLKHAFIKDQPTERQVRIQLKDHIDRCKKRKQEKERDDYRYSGSENEEEEPQVAGEPSSIIQAPGGDTLRRNFQQIQEGRTLVEPPPRSGKNKEREEIPEPGPPARPPIPQRIIVVPDPAAPPRRPLPPPPDNNFAASRSQPQQPQRNSQSQHMFKPMELDSLAAHLNELGMPQPSANNGVAQPEAPPRNNRNHSRSQASNNNNNVSPPSTSNSANDRSTDVLVDSESDSEPEDGGRGARNDGTLLASDPPKPLAGLPGVPEGTASVSSPGATGGSGTGGAPNRPLPPTPDDDESQGDRTLVLRKNGRSNEHSRQSSVLPDLLSQASGSPGTPSSRDKSQSEEYRPEHPNPSYIHANALALQQKQRSFLAFGFGANSQPSRRESHVNVNVTPTSHDISSDTPEIRKYKKRFNSEILCAALWGVNLLIGTEHGLMLLDRSGQGKVYQLISRRRFQQMEVLEGQNILVTISGKKNRVRVYYLSWLKSKILRTDGVSDQVERRNGWINVGDLQGAVHFKIVKYERIKFLVIALRDSIEIYAWAPKPYHKFMAFKSFCDLTFRPLLVDLTVEEGTRLKVIYGSSDGFHAVDLDSASVYDIYLPKHTQNGITPHCIVTLPNSNGMQLLLCYDNEGVYVNTYGRVSKNMLLQWGEMPTSVAYIGTGQIMGWGNKAIEIRSVESGHLDGVFMHKKAQRLKFLCERNDKVFFSSAKSGSSCQIYFMTLNKPGMANW; this is encoded by the exons TGCAACCTATTATGGGGCGTTCATTAAAAAGTCTCCCCCAG GAAAAGATGATCAATTATGGTTGGTAATGGAATACTGTGGAGCCGGATCTGTCACAGATCTGGTCAAATCAACCAAAGGCCAGTCCTTAAAAGAAGAATGGATTGCCTACATTTGTAGGGAAATTTTAAGGGGACTGTCCTATCTCCATTCTAATAAAGTTATACACCGTGACATCAAAGGTCAAAACGTTTTATTGACTGACAATGCTGAAGTTAAATTGG TCGACTTTGGTGTTTCTGCTCAACTGGACCGCACAATCGGCAGACGAAACACTTTCATAGGAACTCCATATTGGATGGCCCCCGAAGTTATAGCTTGTGATGAAAATCCCGAAGCTACATACGACAATCGTAGTGACCTTTGGTCTTTAGGTATCACAGCTCTAGAAATGGCAGAGTCGCAGCCGCCCTTGTGTGAATTGCATCCTATGag AGCCTTATTCTTGATTCCAAGAAACCCTCCTCCAAGACTGAAGAGTAAGAAATGGAATAAGAAATTCCACGGGTTTATTGAAACGGTGCTTGTTAAAGATTATCATGAAAGACCATACACTGAACAGCTGTTGAAGCACGCATTTATCAA agaCCAACCAACCGAACGGCAAGTCAGAATACAACTAAAGGACCACATAGACCGATGCAAAAAACGGAAGCAAGAGAAAGAGCGAGATGATTACCGGTATTCGGGTTCAGAGAACGAGGAAGAGGAACCACAGGTGGCGGGCGAACCAAGCAGCATAATCCAAGCACCAGGAGGCGATACGTTACGAAGGAACTTTCAGCAGATCCAGGAAGGGCGTACACTTGTCGAACCACCACCAAG aagTGGCAAGAACAAGGAGCGCGAAGAGATTCCGGAGCCTGGACCACCTGCCAGACCACCAATTCCTCAAAGGATTATTGTTGTGCCTGATCCTGCTGCGCCTCCAAGAAG GCCTTTACCTCCACCTCCAGACAATAATTTCGCAGCCTCAAGATCTCAACCGCAACAGCCCCAAAGGAATTCGCAGTCGCAACACATGTTTAAACCGATG gAATTGGATTCTCTTGCTGCACACCTTAATGAATTAGGCATGCCACAGCCATCTGCAAATAATGGAGTAGCCCAACCCGAAGCACCTCCTCGAAATAATAGGAATCATTCACGTTCTCAG GCttccaataataataataacgtttCTCCACCGAGCACCTCCAATTCTGCCAACGATCGGTCGACTGACGTTTTGGTAGACAGTGAAAGTGACTCCGAGCCGGAGGACGGCGGTAGAGGGGCCAGAAATGACGGCACGTTACTAGCCAGCGATCCTCCTAAACCTCT GGCTGGACTTCCGGGGGTACCCGAAGGCACGGCGAGCGTCTCAAGTCCTGGAGCGACGGGCGGTTCGGGAACCGGAGGCGCCCCGAATCGTCCTCTGCCGCCCACCCCCGATGACGACGAATCTCAAGGTGACCGTACTCTAGTCCTCAGAAAG AATGGTAGAAGTAATGAACATTCACGACAAAGTAGCGTATTACCGGACCTGCTTAGCCAAGCCAGCGGCAGCCCCGGAACGCCATCTTCCAGAGACAAATCGCAGAGCGAAGAG TATCGGCCCGAACATCCCAATCCTTCTTACATACATGCTAACGCACTTGCCTTGCAACAGAAGCAGCGTTCCTTTTTGGCTTTCGGATTTGGCGCCAACTCGCAACCTTCCAGAAGAGAATCTCACGTCAATGTCAACGTTACTCCTACTTCGCATGACATTTCCTCAGATACACCCGAAATCCGGAAGTATAAAAAGAGGTTCAACAGCGAGATATTGTGTGCCGCTTTATGGG GGGTAAATCTCCTTATCGGCACAGAACATGGCTTAATGCTGTTAGATAGGAGTGGACAAGGTAAAGTATATCAGCTAATATCAAGAAGACGTTTCCAACAGATGGAAGTGTTGGAAGGACAAAATATCCTAGTTACGATATCAGGAAAGAAGAACAGGGTTCGAGTTTACTACCTGAGTTGgctaaaaagcaaaatattgaGAACGGATGGCGTCAGCGAC CAAGTCGAGCGAAGAAATGGTTGGATCAACGTCGGTGACCTTCAAGGAGCTGTGCATTTCAAAATAGTCAAATACGAGAGAATAAAATTCCTAGTGATAGCGCTTAGAGATAGTATAGAAATTTACGCGTGGGCCCCGAAGCCCTATCATAAGTTTATGGCTTTCAAATCGTTCTGTGATCTTACCTTCCGACCGCTCCTGGTCGACTTGACTGTCGAGGAGGGCACGAGACTGAAAGTCATTTATGGAAGTTCGGACGGTTTCCACGCAGTCGATCTGGATTCGGCCAGTGTCTATGATATTTATCTTCCGAAACAT ACCCAAAATGGTATTACTCCTCATTGTATAGTAACATTACCAAACAGTAACGGAATGCAGCTTTTACTGTGTTATGACAATGAAGGCGTTTATGTAAATACTTATGGCAGAGTATCAAAGAATATGCTACTACAG TGGGGCGAAATGCCGACCTCCGTGGCATATATCGGCACGGGCCAAATAATGGGCTGGGGCAATAAGGCGATCGAAATACGCTCGGTGGAGTCCGGCCACCTGGACGGTGTGTTCATGCACAAGAAGGCCCAACGGCTCAAGTTTCTGTGTGAACGGAACGACAAAGTGTTCTTCTCTAGCGCCAAAAGCGGATCCTCATGTCAGATTTACTTTATGACGTTAAACAAACCCGGAATGGCGAATTGGTAA
- the msn gene encoding serine/threonine-protein kinase mig-15 isoform X2, with product MAHQMPPSVNCSLDDIDLTALKDPAGIFELIEVVGNGTYGQVYKGRHTKTGQLAAIKVMDVTEDEEEEIKLEINVLKKFSNHRNIATYYGAFIKKSPPGKDDQLWLVMEYCGAGSVTDLVKSTKGQSLKEEWIAYICREILRGLSYLHSNKVIHRDIKGQNVLLTDNAEVKLVDFGVSAQLDRTIGRRNTFIGTPYWMAPEVIACDENPEATYDNRSDLWSLGITALEMAESQPPLCELHPMRALFLIPRNPPPRLKSKKWNKKFHGFIETVLVKDYHERPYTEQLLKHAFIKDQPTERQVRIQLKDHIDRCKKRKQEKERDDYRYSGSENEEEEPQVAGEPSSIIQAPGGDTLRRNFQQIQEGRTLVEPPPRSGKNKEREEIPEPGPPARPPIPQRIIVVPDPAAPPRRPLPPPPDNNFAASRSQPQQPQRNSQSQHMFKPMAPARKPEELDSLAAHLNELGMPQPSANNGVAQPEAPPRNNRNHSRSQASNNNNNVSPPSTSNSANDRSTDVLVDSESDSEPEDGGRGARNDGTLLASDPPKPLAGLPGVPEGTASVSSPGATGGSGTGGAPNRPLPPTPDDDESQGDRTLVLRKQSAAKLAVRGDDIDEATLLKDWDFDKFFPINKNNGYPIEKLNASKKEDVSKKQGHRRNDSDSKVSPFFRGFRRENSDFFPLSSRHSAIYIDQKARSSGIFNNRRGSETGIVKKASGEPVLMDWKRTDAPSSTPKKTDISSFIRPRREKTESDIVLRHSEARRSIRETLEARRKEVELQFAQEAENMRRRSSKPIEIHSLNVSNISSGSQSIDGDEFSFIQNGRSNEHSRQSSVLPDLLSQASGSPGTPSSRDKSQSEEYRPEHPNPSYIHANALALQQKQRSFLAFGFGANSQPSRRESHVNVNVTPTSHDISSDTPEIRKYKKRFNSEILCAALWGVNLLIGTEHGLMLLDRSGQGKVYQLISRRRFQQMEVLEGQNILVTISGKKNRVRVYYLSWLKSKILRTDGVSDQVERRNGWINVGDLQGAVHFKIVKYERIKFLVIALRDSIEIYAWAPKPYHKFMAFKSFCDLTFRPLLVDLTVEEGTRLKVIYGSSDGFHAVDLDSASVYDIYLPKHTQNGITPHCIVTLPNSNGMQLLLCYDNEGVYVNTYGRVSKNMLLQWGEMPTSVAYIGTGQIMGWGNKAIEIRSVESGHLDGVFMHKKAQRLKFLCERNDKVFFSSAKSGSSCQIYFMTLNKPGMANW from the exons TGCAACCTATTATGGGGCGTTCATTAAAAAGTCTCCCCCAG GAAAAGATGATCAATTATGGTTGGTAATGGAATACTGTGGAGCCGGATCTGTCACAGATCTGGTCAAATCAACCAAAGGCCAGTCCTTAAAAGAAGAATGGATTGCCTACATTTGTAGGGAAATTTTAAGGGGACTGTCCTATCTCCATTCTAATAAAGTTATACACCGTGACATCAAAGGTCAAAACGTTTTATTGACTGACAATGCTGAAGTTAAATTGG TCGACTTTGGTGTTTCTGCTCAACTGGACCGCACAATCGGCAGACGAAACACTTTCATAGGAACTCCATATTGGATGGCCCCCGAAGTTATAGCTTGTGATGAAAATCCCGAAGCTACATACGACAATCGTAGTGACCTTTGGTCTTTAGGTATCACAGCTCTAGAAATGGCAGAGTCGCAGCCGCCCTTGTGTGAATTGCATCCTATGag AGCCTTATTCTTGATTCCAAGAAACCCTCCTCCAAGACTGAAGAGTAAGAAATGGAATAAGAAATTCCACGGGTTTATTGAAACGGTGCTTGTTAAAGATTATCATGAAAGACCATACACTGAACAGCTGTTGAAGCACGCATTTATCAA agaCCAACCAACCGAACGGCAAGTCAGAATACAACTAAAGGACCACATAGACCGATGCAAAAAACGGAAGCAAGAGAAAGAGCGAGATGATTACCGGTATTCGGGTTCAGAGAACGAGGAAGAGGAACCACAGGTGGCGGGCGAACCAAGCAGCATAATCCAAGCACCAGGAGGCGATACGTTACGAAGGAACTTTCAGCAGATCCAGGAAGGGCGTACACTTGTCGAACCACCACCAAG aagTGGCAAGAACAAGGAGCGCGAAGAGATTCCGGAGCCTGGACCACCTGCCAGACCACCAATTCCTCAAAGGATTATTGTTGTGCCTGATCCTGCTGCGCCTCCAAGAAG GCCTTTACCTCCACCTCCAGACAATAATTTCGCAGCCTCAAGATCTCAACCGCAACAGCCCCAAAGGAATTCGCAGTCGCAACACATGTTTAAACCGATG GCTCCTGCACGTAAACCTGAG gAATTGGATTCTCTTGCTGCACACCTTAATGAATTAGGCATGCCACAGCCATCTGCAAATAATGGAGTAGCCCAACCCGAAGCACCTCCTCGAAATAATAGGAATCATTCACGTTCTCAG GCttccaataataataataacgtttCTCCACCGAGCACCTCCAATTCTGCCAACGATCGGTCGACTGACGTTTTGGTAGACAGTGAAAGTGACTCCGAGCCGGAGGACGGCGGTAGAGGGGCCAGAAATGACGGCACGTTACTAGCCAGCGATCCTCCTAAACCTCT GGCTGGACTTCCGGGGGTACCCGAAGGCACGGCGAGCGTCTCAAGTCCTGGAGCGACGGGCGGTTCGGGAACCGGAGGCGCCCCGAATCGTCCTCTGCCGCCCACCCCCGATGACGACGAATCTCAAGGTGACCGTACTCTAGTCCTCAGAAAG CAGTCCGCAGCAAAGCTGGCAGTCAGGGGTGATGATATCGACGAAGCGACACTTCTTAAAGATTGGGactttgataaatttttcccgataaacaaaaacaacggTTATCCTATAGAAAAGCTTAACGCGAGCAAGAAAGAGGACGTCTCGAAGAAACAAGGCCACAGAAGAAATGACAGCGACTCCAAAGTGAGCCCGTTCTTCAGGGGTTTTAGGAGAGAAAATTCAGACTTTTTCCCGCTGAGCTCTAGACACAGTGCTATTTATATCGATCAAAAGGCCCGGTCTAGCggtattttcaataatagGCGAGGATCCGAGACAGGAATCGTTAAAAAGGCGTCCGGGGAACCTGTTCTTATGGATTGGAAAAGAACTGATGCGCCTTCTTCGACTCCTAAGAAAACCGATATTAGCAG TTTCATTCGTCCAAGACGTGAGAAAACCGAGTCAGACATTGTACTAAGGCACTCTGAAGCTCGCAGAAGTATTAGGGAGACCCTCGAGGCTCGACGAAAAGAGGTAGAATTGCAATTCGCCCAAGAGGCAGAGAATATGAGAAGGAGAAGTTCGAAGCCAATCGAAATCCACTCGCTAAACGTATCGAATATATCGAGCGGATCTCAGTCGATCGATGGGGACGAATTCTCCTTTATACAG AATGGTAGAAGTAATGAACATTCACGACAAAGTAGCGTATTACCGGACCTGCTTAGCCAAGCCAGCGGCAGCCCCGGAACGCCATCTTCCAGAGACAAATCGCAGAGCGAAGAG TATCGGCCCGAACATCCCAATCCTTCTTACATACATGCTAACGCACTTGCCTTGCAACAGAAGCAGCGTTCCTTTTTGGCTTTCGGATTTGGCGCCAACTCGCAACCTTCCAGAAGAGAATCTCACGTCAATGTCAACGTTACTCCTACTTCGCATGACATTTCCTCAGATACACCCGAAATCCGGAAGTATAAAAAGAGGTTCAACAGCGAGATATTGTGTGCCGCTTTATGGG GGGTAAATCTCCTTATCGGCACAGAACATGGCTTAATGCTGTTAGATAGGAGTGGACAAGGTAAAGTATATCAGCTAATATCAAGAAGACGTTTCCAACAGATGGAAGTGTTGGAAGGACAAAATATCCTAGTTACGATATCAGGAAAGAAGAACAGGGTTCGAGTTTACTACCTGAGTTGgctaaaaagcaaaatattgaGAACGGATGGCGTCAGCGAC CAAGTCGAGCGAAGAAATGGTTGGATCAACGTCGGTGACCTTCAAGGAGCTGTGCATTTCAAAATAGTCAAATACGAGAGAATAAAATTCCTAGTGATAGCGCTTAGAGATAGTATAGAAATTTACGCGTGGGCCCCGAAGCCCTATCATAAGTTTATGGCTTTCAAATCGTTCTGTGATCTTACCTTCCGACCGCTCCTGGTCGACTTGACTGTCGAGGAGGGCACGAGACTGAAAGTCATTTATGGAAGTTCGGACGGTTTCCACGCAGTCGATCTGGATTCGGCCAGTGTCTATGATATTTATCTTCCGAAACAT ACCCAAAATGGTATTACTCCTCATTGTATAGTAACATTACCAAACAGTAACGGAATGCAGCTTTTACTGTGTTATGACAATGAAGGCGTTTATGTAAATACTTATGGCAGAGTATCAAAGAATATGCTACTACAG TGGGGCGAAATGCCGACCTCCGTGGCATATATCGGCACGGGCCAAATAATGGGCTGGGGCAATAAGGCGATCGAAATACGCTCGGTGGAGTCCGGCCACCTGGACGGTGTGTTCATGCACAAGAAGGCCCAACGGCTCAAGTTTCTGTGTGAACGGAACGACAAAGTGTTCTTCTCTAGCGCCAAAAGCGGATCCTCATGTCAGATTTACTTTATGACGTTAAACAAACCCGGAATGGCGAATTGGTAA